A region from the Sandaracinus amylolyticus genome encodes:
- a CDS encoding efflux RND transporter periplasmic adaptor subunit, with protein MLLRTHPLVVLSIVLALAGCGGRSSAHDAVEAPPLPDRGDDEEDDDLVALEHEETRAFVRSEVLALSHGVTALRAPARVAFRDGAIAELGTPVPGRVSEVHVRVGDEVAAGAPLVTLRSPDAAATRAQLAAARTALANALAEARRSADMLERGVGTERERRAADLHVAELEIELARARTAVSIVGRGAGGEVVLRAPIAGTILSRRAAIGMAVEPGGEALLEIGDPHGIGVVAEVFDRDAAMVRVGASAEIALPSIDSPLRGRVTHVAPVVSAGMRTVPVRIELESVPSLLRPGLFGRASISLVDEGLVLPASAVLVRDGQRTAVYVDEGDGRFRRRDVVVGPSIDGRVQVLAGLREGERVVVEGALLLDGAADLML; from the coding sequence TCGCCCTCGCCGGCTGCGGTGGTCGGTCCTCCGCGCACGACGCGGTCGAGGCACCGCCTCTCCCCGATCGCGGCGACGACGAGGAGGACGACGACCTCGTCGCCCTCGAGCACGAGGAGACGCGCGCGTTCGTGCGCAGCGAGGTGCTCGCTCTCTCGCACGGCGTGACCGCGCTTCGCGCGCCTGCGCGCGTCGCGTTTCGTGACGGCGCGATCGCCGAGCTCGGCACGCCGGTGCCCGGGCGCGTCTCGGAGGTGCACGTGCGCGTCGGTGACGAGGTCGCCGCGGGTGCTCCGCTCGTGACGCTACGCTCGCCCGATGCCGCCGCGACGCGCGCACAGCTCGCGGCCGCGCGCACCGCGCTCGCGAACGCGCTCGCGGAGGCACGGCGCAGCGCGGACATGCTGGAGCGCGGCGTGGGCACCGAGCGCGAGCGTCGCGCGGCGGACCTCCACGTCGCGGAGCTCGAGATCGAGCTCGCGCGCGCGCGCACCGCGGTGTCGATCGTCGGTCGCGGCGCGGGCGGCGAGGTCGTGCTCCGCGCGCCGATCGCGGGGACGATCCTCTCGCGACGCGCGGCGATCGGCATGGCGGTCGAGCCCGGAGGGGAGGCTCTGCTCGAGATCGGCGATCCCCACGGCATCGGGGTCGTCGCGGAGGTCTTCGATCGCGACGCGGCGATGGTCCGCGTCGGGGCGAGCGCCGAGATCGCGTTGCCCTCGATCGACTCGCCGCTGCGCGGGCGCGTGACCCACGTCGCGCCGGTCGTGAGCGCCGGGATGCGCACGGTGCCGGTGCGCATCGAGCTCGAGAGCGTGCCCTCCCTGCTGCGGCCGGGCCTCTTCGGGCGTGCGTCGATCTCGCTCGTCGACGAAGGGCTCGTGCTCCCCGCGAGCGCGGTGCTGGTGCGCGACGGACAGCGCACCGCGGTCTACGTCGACGAAGGCGACGGGCGGTTCCGCCGGCGCGATGTCGTCGTCGGTCCTTCGATCGACGGACGCGTGCAGGTGCTCGCCGGATTGCGGGAGGGCGAACGTGTCGTCGTCGAGGGCGCGCTCCTGCTCGACGGTGCCGCCGACCTGATGCTCTGA
- a CDS encoding efflux RND transporter permease subunit encodes MLAKLIELCVRRRVAAVVVTLAIAAYGVHAYLRTPVEAFPDVTNLQVNVITQSPGLAPPEIERQITIPIERALNGTPGMIRMRSESLFGLSLVYLTFEDAADAFRARILVEQRLRTAELPDGVVPELGPDATPLGEIFHYRIVSARHTLAERRSEQEWNVGPALRRVPGVADVIGRGGFLREIHVEVDPARLHARGLSLEEVEDALERASRSAGGGFLRQGDQQLVVRGVGAFAEPSDVQSAVLRADHGTPVTIGDVARVVVSHVPRQGAVGYGTSLESVEGVVLMRRGENPSVVLDGIHAAVDDLNRDGLPEGMEIVPFYDRTTLVAHTLETVHHSLLEGALLCVAVVWLFLRSLRGSLIVGAVIPLALLVAFIGLSSIGLPANLISMGAIDFGILVDGAVILIENVVHRMGETPPRTTRERLRLVADAAREVARPTLFAMAIIVAALIPVFSLERVEGRIFRPLALTYTFALLGALVFSLTVVPALAALVLRPGAHQAHGDPAFVRVMRAIYARAVRWLVVRRVVALAAALALLGGGLVVTTRLGTEFLPELDEGDFNVFVELPTSISLENGQRVMREVRRRLLAFPEVREVDTKQGRPEDGTDNESVNMGETFVHLVPREQWREGMTKDQLQEQMRASLERLPGIRFHFSQPIRDNVEESISGVRGQVVLKIFGTDLIVMREHLLRALDAVRTVPGVVDASLYRDRNVPQLEITPDRERLARAGISMASAQRTIETALAGSVVSEIWQGERLVPVRLRLPARERADLGRIAEITLSAPGGVRIPLREVADIGVAPGRASIVREGNARMLALKFNVEGRDLGSVVAEAITAVDRRVELPDGYTFRWGGEFENQQRAMARLAIVVPLAVLVVLSLLYLALGSARGAAAVLVVTPTSLTGGAFLLAVSGVNLSVSAMIGFIALLGQVALACLLVIGAIDDLCARGVPLADAAIDGAVQRFRPVVMTTLLAMLGLLPMAVSRGMGAETSRPFALVLIGGMATTCATALLVLPALYTFVAPGTLARRRDEDEEAAP; translated from the coding sequence TTGCTCGCGAAGCTGATCGAGCTCTGTGTGCGGCGTCGCGTCGCGGCCGTCGTGGTGACGCTCGCGATCGCCGCCTACGGCGTGCACGCGTACCTGCGCACGCCGGTCGAGGCGTTCCCCGACGTCACGAACCTGCAGGTCAACGTCATCACGCAGTCGCCCGGGCTCGCGCCACCGGAGATCGAGCGGCAGATCACGATCCCGATCGAGCGCGCGCTCAACGGCACGCCGGGCATGATCCGGATGCGCAGCGAGAGCCTCTTCGGTCTCTCGCTCGTCTACCTGACGTTCGAGGACGCGGCCGACGCGTTCCGCGCGCGCATCCTCGTCGAGCAGCGCCTGCGCACAGCGGAGCTCCCCGACGGCGTGGTGCCCGAGCTCGGGCCCGACGCGACGCCGCTCGGCGAGATCTTCCACTATCGGATCGTCTCGGCCCGCCACACGCTCGCCGAGCGACGGAGCGAGCAGGAGTGGAACGTCGGCCCCGCGCTCCGCCGCGTTCCCGGCGTCGCCGACGTGATCGGGCGTGGCGGGTTCCTCCGCGAGATCCACGTCGAGGTCGATCCCGCGCGCCTCCACGCGCGCGGTCTGTCGCTCGAGGAGGTCGAGGACGCGCTCGAGCGAGCGAGCCGCAGCGCGGGCGGCGGCTTCCTCCGGCAAGGAGATCAGCAGCTCGTCGTGCGCGGCGTCGGCGCGTTCGCCGAGCCGAGCGACGTGCAGAGCGCGGTGCTGCGCGCCGATCACGGAACACCCGTCACCATCGGCGACGTCGCGCGCGTGGTCGTGTCGCACGTGCCGCGGCAGGGCGCCGTCGGCTACGGCACCTCGCTGGAGAGCGTCGAAGGCGTCGTGCTGATGCGGCGCGGCGAGAACCCGAGCGTCGTGCTCGACGGGATCCACGCCGCGGTCGACGATCTCAACCGTGACGGTCTTCCCGAGGGGATGGAGATCGTCCCGTTCTACGATCGGACGACGCTCGTCGCGCACACGCTCGAGACCGTGCACCACTCGTTGCTCGAGGGCGCGCTGCTCTGCGTCGCGGTGGTGTGGCTCTTCCTGCGCAGCCTGCGCGGCTCGCTGATCGTCGGCGCCGTGATCCCGCTCGCGCTGCTGGTCGCGTTCATCGGCCTGAGCTCGATCGGCCTGCCCGCGAACCTGATCTCGATGGGCGCGATCGACTTCGGGATTCTCGTCGACGGCGCGGTCATCCTGATCGAGAACGTCGTGCACCGCATGGGCGAGACGCCGCCGCGCACCACGCGGGAGCGGCTCCGGCTCGTCGCCGACGCGGCGCGCGAAGTCGCGCGACCGACGCTCTTCGCGATGGCGATCATCGTCGCCGCGCTCATCCCGGTGTTCAGCCTGGAGCGCGTCGAGGGGCGCATCTTCCGCCCGCTCGCGCTGACCTACACCTTCGCGCTACTCGGCGCGCTCGTGTTCTCGCTGACGGTCGTGCCCGCGCTCGCGGCGCTCGTGCTGAGGCCGGGAGCGCACCAGGCGCACGGTGACCCCGCGTTCGTGCGCGTCATGCGCGCGATCTACGCGCGCGCGGTGCGATGGCTCGTCGTGCGGCGGGTGGTGGCGCTCGCGGCTGCGCTCGCGCTGCTCGGCGGTGGGCTCGTGGTCACGACGCGGCTCGGCACCGAGTTCCTCCCCGAGCTCGACGAGGGCGACTTCAACGTGTTCGTCGAGCTGCCGACCAGCATCTCGCTCGAGAACGGACAGCGCGTGATGCGCGAGGTGCGGCGGAGGTTGCTCGCGTTCCCCGAGGTACGCGAGGTCGACACGAAGCAGGGGCGCCCCGAGGACGGTACCGACAACGAGAGCGTGAACATGGGCGAGACCTTCGTGCACCTCGTCCCGCGCGAGCAGTGGCGCGAAGGCATGACGAAGGACCAGCTGCAGGAGCAGATGCGCGCGTCGCTCGAGCGCCTGCCCGGGATCCGCTTCCACTTCTCGCAACCCATCCGCGACAACGTCGAGGAGTCGATCAGCGGCGTGCGGGGTCAGGTCGTGCTGAAGATCTTCGGGACCGATCTGATCGTGATGCGCGAGCACCTGCTCCGCGCGCTCGACGCGGTGCGCACCGTGCCCGGCGTCGTCGACGCGTCGCTCTACCGCGATCGCAACGTGCCACAGCTCGAGATCACGCCCGATCGCGAGCGCCTCGCGCGCGCCGGGATCTCGATGGCGAGCGCGCAGCGCACGATCGAGACAGCCCTCGCAGGCTCGGTCGTGAGCGAGATCTGGCAGGGCGAACGGCTCGTGCCGGTACGCCTCCGACTGCCCGCACGCGAGCGTGCCGATCTCGGGCGCATCGCCGAGATCACGCTGAGCGCGCCCGGCGGCGTGCGCATCCCGCTGCGCGAGGTCGCGGACATCGGCGTCGCGCCGGGGCGTGCGTCGATCGTGCGCGAAGGCAACGCGCGGATGCTCGCGCTGAAGTTCAACGTCGAGGGGCGCGACCTCGGCTCGGTGGTCGCCGAGGCGATCACCGCCGTGGATCGCCGCGTCGAGCTTCCCGACGGCTACACGTTCCGATGGGGCGGCGAGTTCGAGAACCAGCAGCGCGCGATGGCGCGCCTCGCGATCGTCGTGCCGCTCGCGGTGCTCGTCGTGCTCTCGTTGCTCTACCTCGCGCTCGGGTCCGCGCGCGGCGCCGCCGCGGTGCTCGTGGTCACCCCGACGTCGCTCACCGGCGGTGCGTTCCTGCTCGCCGTGAGCGGCGTGAACCTCTCGGTCAGCGCGATGATCGGATTCATCGCGCTGCTCGGTCAGGTCGCGCTCGCGTGCCTCCTCGTGATCGGCGCGATCGACGATCTGTGCGCGCGCGGCGTCCCGCTCGCCGACGCCGCGATCGACGGCGCGGTGCAGCGCTTCCGGCCCGTGGTGATGACGACGCTGCTCGCGATGCTCGGGCTGCTGCCGATGGCGGTCTCACGCGGCATGGGCGCGGAGACGTCGCGACCGTTCGCGCTCGTGCTGATCGGCGGCATGGCGACGACCTGTGCGACCGCGCTGCTCGTGCTCCCCGCGCTCTACACGTTCGTCGCCCCAGGCACGCTCGCGCGACGGCGCGACGAGGACGAGGAGGCGGCGCCGTGA
- a CDS encoding TolC family protein, whose protein sequence is MTHLRAPWLALVLALAPTIVRAQDAMPDEISLADLLDRAQRSPRVRVEAALAEAYRGDVREAGQHPNPVLSYEVAGFLGGIETNGGSQQELRVSQPLLWPGQVDRRIDAARARLDLARARTDALRAALSIELRRAYVALLGAQERAAVLVEAETSMERLASIVRGRAEAGAGRRWDVTRIEGELASVRAARDVAAAELLAASARIGALLGAPGWLPRARGVLADLPPVRPRDELLEDHPMLVVARGAHRAAVMRAEAERALAIPPIELTLGTIVSTAPEGGYLIGGVAMPLPFFDANQGAIERAEREADAAELARDATRLELEAALAGARRVVSLRRDALAAYEREVVERLPLLAEMAEAAYQGGEVGVFEVLDAVRATRELRTERVDREESLRLSEIDLLEAALGAALAD, encoded by the coding sequence GTGACCCACCTCCGTGCTCCGTGGCTCGCGCTCGTGCTCGCGCTCGCTCCGACGATCGTGCGGGCGCAGGACGCGATGCCGGACGAGATCTCGCTCGCCGACCTGCTCGATCGCGCGCAGCGCAGTCCGCGCGTGCGCGTCGAAGCGGCGCTCGCCGAGGCCTACCGCGGTGACGTGCGCGAGGCCGGTCAGCACCCCAATCCCGTGCTCTCGTACGAGGTCGCAGGGTTCCTCGGCGGCATCGAGACGAACGGCGGATCGCAACAAGAGCTCCGCGTGTCGCAGCCGCTGCTCTGGCCGGGCCAGGTGGATCGCCGCATCGACGCGGCGCGCGCGCGGCTCGATCTGGCGCGCGCCCGTACCGACGCGTTGCGCGCGGCGCTCTCGATCGAGCTGCGGCGTGCGTACGTCGCGCTCCTCGGCGCGCAGGAGCGCGCGGCGGTGCTCGTCGAGGCAGAGACGTCGATGGAGCGCCTCGCGTCCATCGTGCGCGGACGGGCCGAGGCCGGCGCGGGGCGGCGCTGGGACGTGACGCGCATCGAAGGGGAGCTCGCGTCGGTGCGCGCCGCGCGCGACGTCGCGGCCGCCGAGCTGCTCGCCGCGTCGGCGCGTATCGGCGCGTTGCTCGGCGCGCCGGGATGGCTCCCACGCGCGCGCGGCGTGCTCGCCGACCTGCCGCCGGTGCGCCCGCGCGACGAGCTCCTCGAAGACCATCCGATGCTCGTCGTCGCACGCGGGGCACATCGCGCCGCGGTCATGCGCGCGGAGGCGGAGCGCGCGCTGGCGATCCCGCCGATCGAGCTGACGCTCGGTACGATCGTGTCGACCGCGCCAGAGGGCGGCTATCTGATCGGCGGCGTCGCGATGCCGCTGCCCTTCTTCGACGCGAACCAGGGGGCGATCGAGCGCGCGGAGCGGGAGGCCGACGCCGCCGAGCTCGCGCGCGATGCGACGCGCCTCGAGCTCGAGGCCGCGCTCGCAGGCGCGCGCCGCGTGGTCTCGCTGCGGCGCGACGCGCTGGCCGCGTACGAGCGCGAGGTCGTCGAGCGCCTGCCGCTGCTCGCGGAGATGGCGGAGGCCGCGTACCAGGGCGGCGAAGTCGGCGTGTTCGAGGTGCTCGACGCGGTGCGCGCCACGCGCGAGCTCCGCACGGAGCGCGTCGATCGCGAGGAGTCCCTGCGGCTCTCGGAGATCGATCTGCTCGAGGCGGCGCTCGGCGCGGCGCTCGCCGACTGA